From a region of the Rhizophagus irregularis chromosome 3, complete sequence genome:
- a CDS encoding Coronin-like protein crn1, producing the protein MSITLFCLVKGNTTANAFSVKISRDEPISELKKAIKAEKAPEFDNFPADRLKLWKKEIPDDQDDLLSNLTLNDGDELLATKKISKYFPDSPPEEHIHVLVSPPEATTASSREQELLEQVASLQALLNKSTHDFDVVVHPKRKPNKWTANIEHATLEGLKEYIRKMYQPPALENDGAELNLMNDGEKYFPHNDQDLREMLCIFISKNNLKFTVFIETPSKAFSDWTFPKVCQLYELCESEDPSLSVFPPFTCGIKDLEDDSSRAILKHLIAELNARLKSIPISGNEASKSQYVCSYLVAGANLHEGKFELRPEKNITGPNGHGPVDFAIDLLQTTKTVGVTEVKDEDIFKGIAQNAVQLESALSNRKRKASEMEEGDVFTGKTFGIITDAKEWYFMECSYIEGKPSFKLSEPVTVVYKDEDLQDKVEKVLGHIAWLLEEAQKPDSDSQSRERVIKKHRSSSNLTGKSDK; encoded by the exons ATGTCTATCACTTTATTCTGTCTTGTTAAAGGAAATACAACCGCGAACGCTTTCTCTGTTAAAATAAGTAGAGACGAACCTATTAGCGAACTCAAGAAAGCTATTAAGGCAGAAAAGGCACCAGAGTTCGACAATTTTCCTGCAGACAGGCTCAAGCTAtggaaaaaggaaattccTGACGATCAGGACGATCTCTTAAGCAATCTCACACTCAATGACGGGGACGAGCTCCTTGCAACGAAAAAGATTTCGAAATACTTTCCAGACTCACCTCCTGAAGAACATATTCATGTCTTAGTCTCTCCGCCAGAGGCCACCACCGCTTCGAGCCGTGAACAAGAATTACTTGAGCAGGTCGCTTCGTTGCAGGCATTACTCAACAAGTCCACACATG ACTTCGACGTCGTTGTTCACCCGAAACGGAAGCCAAATAAGTGGACTGCAAATATCGAACATGCGACTCTCGAAGGCCTCAAGGAATATATACGCAAGATGTATCAACCACCCGCACTTGAAAATGATGGGGCGGAACTCAACTTAATGAATGATGGAGAGAAATACTTCCCTCATAATGATCAAGACCTTCGTGAGATGCTCTGCATATTCATATCAAAGAACAATCTAAAGTTTACCGTATTCATAGAAACACCCTCAAAAGCTTTCTCGGATTGGACTTTCCCAAAAGTGTGCCAGCTTTACGAACTCTGTGAATCAGAGGACCCTTCATTATCTGTCTTTCCGCCTTTCACTTGCGGGATCAAAGATCTGGAAGATGATTCTTCCCGGGCGATACTTAAACATCTTATAGCCGAACTAAATGCCCGTCTCAAGTCCATTCCAATCAGCGGAAATGAAGCATCAAAATCACAATACGTATGTTCTTACCTTGTTGCCGGAGCGAATCTACACGAAGGGAAGTTCGAGCTTCGAccagaaaaaaatatcacaGGACCCAATGGACATGGACCAGTTGATTTCGCAATAGACTTACTCCAAACCACAAAAACTGTTGGCGTGACAGAAGTAAAGGACGAAGATATTTTTAAGGGTATTGCCCAGAATGCTGTACAACTTGAATCTGCTTTATCGAACCGTAAACGTAAAGCAAGTGAGATGGAAGAAGGAGATGTGTTTACAGGAAAGACTTTTGGAATTATCACAGATGCGAAAGAGTGGTATTTTATGGAATGTTCGTATATCGAGGGGAAGCCTTCGTTCAAGCTATCGGAACCAGTGACTGTTGTGTACAAAGATGAAGATTTGCAAGATAAGGTCGAAAAAGTCCTCGGACATATTGCATGGTTGTTGGAGGAGGCACAGAAGCCGGATTCTGATTCTCAAAGTAGAGAAAGGGTAATAAAAAAGCATAGGTCATCGAGCAACCTTACTGGAAAGTCGGATAAATAG